The sequence cacccctccgacgcccattcacgagttcctctACTTGTTTGTAGGTCACTATTGAGGCTAGGGATGTAAACtatccaaaccaaaccaaacagtatcagacttgagcttggtttgtttaagattgtttgaggctcgagctcgattcgagcttctattatcagactcgagctcggtttgtactgaaattactgagctcgagaaaagctcgagctcggctcgttaaaagctcgtttagcatgttaatcaagccaggctccagcttgattcattaatagcttgttTAGCATGTTTAACAAGCTTGGCTTGAGCTGAtctcgttttcgagctcgataAGCATAGAATTAAGCTCGAGTCTGAGTTTGAATCGagtttgttaaaaattaaatatatctataaactaatttaaaatcaaacataaaagtgtaaattcattcataaataaccaaaaagaCACAAATAAGaactaaaaaaacataaatcagtatattattgaacattctaaaatcatacatctagaatatttattattatatactgatatcaccaaaatcatacatctagaatattcattatatacatctagaatattcattaaatatagtaTATCGAAGACAacacatcattatgaaatgaattcgacataattaacataaattattgattaatgtcaaatgacatatcaatttagcatgtaaaatttttaattaaccttcatatactaatagtaaagttactcaacttgtatatgacttggttatgtaaatttttaggaaaaaagaataagttgatgtatttctgttaatttattttatttattgtattttaaataacatttagtataatgatatgcaaataaaattaaaaatgtaattgtgactaaatggtgtaaattcatcatttttttcaaacatgtcttgtattcaattccttccattgacattagtactaatatttttatttgtcaactcaacaaatgagccaaGCTCAAGCTTATGAGCCACCTAAACGACTTACGAgctgagctcgagctcgagctcacgagcctattatcgaacatgtttgcgagctcacgagccgaatatccttaggtttgagcttggtttgattaaattttcgagctcaaaatcaagcttgggcttggtttgatatgattaacaaacaaactcaaacgagctttttatcgagccgagcttcgaatagctcgcaaacggtttggttcatttatATCCCTAATTGAAGCCATTCTTTTGTTCAAATTTCCTAACCCAAAACTATCATCACTATCCGATGGATTGTCCACGTATTTCACATCTGATTCATCCGAATATCATCACGCATATttactaatatttaattatcaagcAATTTCATTTCAGCAAATAAAGGTTACAAAACAGACGGCATATTCTCACATTCGACTCCAAAAAGGTACATCCCCAGAAGGCACCAGAGAGGCAAAAGATAGCGATAAGatatagtttaaaatatttaaagaatGTGTGACGAACCCTAATTAAAGCCAAAGAAGACAGATACGCAAGCAAAACCAGTAAACAATTAACTCCATCGACAAGTGTCTCTCCACATGTTAGAACCACAGCCCACAAGCACGCCACGTTTACTTCCACTAACCCTCTATATAATAATTTCACGCATTTCCACACCCAATCGTACTGCAGTCACAAAGCACATCTGTCTTCAGTGTGTGAGTGTTATCTACATCGTCGTTTCTTTAATCGGCACTAGAATTTAATACAGATAAACGGTTCTGAGGTGGGTTTGCTTTAATAGATTTCGAagggaaaaataagagagaaaaaaatggCGAGAGCAGTTGCGAGGACTTTGGCAGCTCCGTTGCTGTTTCTGAacctgattatgtattttattgtGTTGGGTTTTGCGAGTTGGTGCATCAACAGGCATATCAATGGCACCACGAACCATCCAAGTAATTATTAGGCtttttttacttcaaaatttttatcttcctttatatatttatacgtatatatttatatcttcTTGTGGAATATAATATATgaacaatatttgatttgatatactTTAGGTATGGGAGGAAATGGTGCGACACCATACTTCTTGACATTTTCTATACTAGCTGCTGTTCTGGGGATAGTTTCCAAAGTTGCCGGCGGCGGCCATCTAAGAGCTTGGAGGAGTGATAGTCTTGCCGGCGCCGGTGCATCCGCCATTGTCGCTTGGGCTGTCACCGCTTTGGCTTTCGGGTAAATTAAACGGAGAAGACATGGATATTTACATAATACATAATATACACTTAATTTGAAATTTCCTGAActctattttattaataaagtgTATATGTGACTtcgttaattaatatttttttaaaattcgattATCTAAAGAACTCTTAGCTTGTCTTTCTataaaaatcaagtatttggacataaaatattaattattattttgttatgcATAGAACTTTTTCTTCATGTACATGGAATTTTTTTCTCGGAAAAATTTATGACAAATTTCTTCCAATTAGGTGTACAGTATACCATCGATGGATATTGAATTATTAGTATTACATTTATTCACAGATTGGCTTGCAAGGAGATAAACATAGGTGGATATAGGGGATGGAGGCTCAAAGTGCTGGAGGCCTTCATTATAATTCTTGGAGTCACCCAATTATTGTACGTGATGCTGCTGCACGCCGGGTTCGTGAGCAGCCGATACGGCCCCGGATACCGAAACAACGACTACGGCACCGGGGCGGGGGCGGAGCCGGTGCCCAAAGGTGCGGGTGTGACGGGGACGAGGGTCTAAATTCGCATCGTGTACATGTATTATGATGGATGTCCGGTATATTTTGTGTCGATTGTGTCATCTTTTGTTGTTGTGTGATGTCCTGAATTTGTTTATGAATCAGTGGTTTGTGCAAGTTGTGGAAGTTtctgtaaatttttatttttattttaaattatcttCTGCTTGTGTGTTATGCGAAGTGTATCAAAATTCTTGTTGACAATGTATATAGTATCTTATATTGCGGTGTGTATAAGTGATTTTTAGAGTTAATATTTGATTCGTTTTCAAATTTATCGATCTCAAATATAACttgaatatatgaattttttttagtccAATTCTgagtataatttattttgttttacatTAAATCGAACATGTatatatactaattttttttttaaaattcgagTTAAAATTATTGTGTAGTTATAATTNTTTTGTGAATATGTCGGAACTCAAAACTTCATTTTGAGTATAACTTTTAATTCGTGTCGAATCcgagttttgatttttttattattattcggTTGAGTATAACTTGAAACTTCGTTTTCATTTTGAGCAATGAGCATAacttagttttaatttttttttattattattcagtTTGAGTgtaacttaaaatatattattataatattttttattattattcggTTGAGTATAACTTGAAACTTCATTTTGAGTATAacttagttttaatttttttttattattatttggtttTGAGTGtaacttaaaatattattattcggTTGAGTATAACTTAAAACTTCATTTTAAGTATGACTTTTATTTCGTCCCGAAtcgagttttaattttttttactattattcGGTTGAGTATTAACTTTTAATTCGTGTCGAatctgaattttaatttttttcactaTTATTCGATTTGTTTGGTTAGATGACTGTACAGAAGTTAAAAGATCAATCATTAAATCATGATGTCCAAAGAacatgttttcaaaaataaaaaaaaattgttcaattATGTATAGACTGATTTAAAGTATCAAATTTGGCCAAAGTATactaattttttattgttagcATATCTTAAT comes from Primulina huaijiensis isolate GDHJ02 chromosome 2, ASM1229523v2, whole genome shotgun sequence and encodes:
- the LOC140963585 gene encoding membrane protein PM19L — its product is MARAVARTLAAPLLFLNLIMYFIVLGFASWCINRHINGTTNHPSMGGNGATPYFLTFSILAAVLGIVSKVAGGGHLRAWRSDSLAGAGASAIVAWAVTALAFGLACKEINIGGYRGWRLKVLEAFIIILGVTQLLYVMLLHAGFVSSRYGPGYRNNDYGTGAGAEPVPKGAGVTGTRV